Genomic window (Flavobacteriales bacterium):
ACATTTTTGTACTCGTGCCAAAGAAGAAGTGATCAATGTGGCGGCGGGCCACCTCCGGGTGGAGGCCCCCAGTCCCCGCGCCGACCATCGGGGGGGCCTTCCGGAAGTGGCTCTTCCGCAGAGCCCTTGAAGGCCCGCAGGTTAAAACGCAAGCTGAACATCACGTAGCGCTGGAGCATGTTCGTTACTGTGTTCTGGATGTAGGTGTCGCCAACATCGCGCGTTACGCTCACATTGCGGCCCAGAATGTCGTAGGCTGAAACCCGGAATTCCAGCGCGTCATCCTTCAGGAACTTGTGGCCGATCGCGGCGTTCCACACCAACGCGTCCTGATCATACGCAGCGCCAAGGCCGATGTATTGCTGGTAGTTCACCTCATTCTCAAGCACCCAGCCTTTCAGTCCGCTCAAAGTAAGCTTGCCTGTGAGCTGCCCTTGGTAGTAGCTGTTGTCCAAGGAGGGGCGCAAGTCGCTTTTGGCGGTGTTGAAGTTGGCCGTATACCCGACGCGGAAATCCACGCCTTGGCTGATGTTACTGCCGAGCACGGTGCCCAAATTCCAGTTGGTGTTCCAGGTGAGGCTTTTGGCGCCGTTCACTTCGCCGGGCAACCGCTCGACACTTCCTCCGCCGTTCAAGTTCAGGTTGCTCTTGAGAAAGGTGACCGGGAAACCGTAGTTCGCGAAAGCTTGGGCGGACACATAGCCATCAAGGTTCTTTGGTAGGGTGAGCTGTGCACCCGCTGGCAACACCGTTCCGTCCGCCAAGGTGCTGTCGGTCTGCGGTGCGAAAGTCACGTTGCTGATCCGCCCCGGTTGGCTCTGGAGGGCTAGCAGCGCAAAGAAGGGCCGTGTCTTCGCGCTGTCCAAGGTATTAAAACGCATGGTCAGTGAATGCTGGTAGCTCTGGTCAAGGGTGATGTTCCCGGTGGTCAAGTTCAGTGGATCGGTGTTGTCCACCACGGTCTGTAATTGACTGATGGACGGCGTGTTCACGCTGGTGCGATAGAAGAGGCGCAGGCGCGTGGTCTTGCTCCAGTTCCGGCTTAACATGGCGTTGGGCAACAGGTTGGTGTAGCTGCGGTCCACGGTGAGCGCATAAGGATAGGTCTCTTCACTGTGCATGTTACTGCCTTGGCCGTCCAGCCCGACATTGAACATGTAGCCGGTGCCGCGGTAGCGATAACTCACACCTCCTCGCAATGTCTGGATGGTGTTCTCCGCTTTGTTGCTCAATAGGGCGTTCATCAGTTCATCACCGCTGTCCGGATCAATATCATAGGTAAACTTCTCCGCGTTGCTCAGTTGGATGGACGGCGCCAGCGACAGTTGGACCTGACCATGCCTGCTCACCGGCTCCGTGTAGTTCAGCCGCAAGCCGTGGTTCTGTGTGAAATTGTCCCCGGTGGAGCGTTGGTCGATCGTGGAGGCGATGGCCGAAGTGTCCATGAGGAAACTGTTGTCCGCCAGCAGTGTTCCCGTGCTGTTCTGACCGGACAGTGAGGTGTTGAGGCTCGCGCTGAAGGTGCGGCCCCGCTTGGCAAACCGGTGGCGAAATAGCAGCGAGTTGCTGAAATTCAGCCCATCCCGGCGAGCATAGCTTTCGTTATCCGTGGCACTCAATTGCAGGCTATCGGCATTGAGCACGTTGGACAGTTGCGCATTGTCCGAGGTATTCCGCTGGAACCCAAAATTCGGTGTGATGATGAGCGAGTTCGCGCTGTCGAGCTGGGTCTCGATGCGGAAGCTGAAGCGATGGTTGAAATTATCGGTCGTTTGATCATTGGCACTGTTGGTGACCTGTGCACTGGTATCACTGAGGAAGGTGGTCCGCTCACTGTTCGAGGTATTGATGCTGCGCTGCTGATTAAAGAAATAGCTGCCGGTAACCTTCGTCTTTCCGATCTGGTCGCTATAATTGAGGCCGATGGCATTGGTAGTGTTGATGCCCGGCTGGCTCCCAACGAGGAAGTTGTTCGCGCTGTTCCCCCTGCCACTTCCGCCACGGCCACCACTGCTTCCGGAGGAAACGCCGACGAGGTCCTGCGCGGAAAAATTCTGCTGGTTCATGTTGTTGCTCTGGCCCAGCAGGCTGAGCCTTCGCACACCGTTGAACCAGTTCAGCGAGAGGCTTCCGGCATAGCGGTCGTCCGTTCCGTAGCCGAGGCTGGCATTGCCGAACACGCCGTGGTTCATGCCCTTCTTGGTCACGATATTCAACGTCTTCTCGCTGTTGCCATCGTCGAAGCCGGTGAATTGCGCCTGATCACTGAGTTTATCGAAGACCTGCACTTTGTCGATCACCTCCGCGGGCAGGTTCTTCAAGGCGATCGAGGCGTCATCCCCGAAGAACGCCGTTCCGTCCACCAGCACACGTTTCACGGCTTCGCCTTGCGCCTTGATGGTGCCGTTATCGTTGGTAATGCCGGGCATCTTCGAAATAAGGTCCTCGGCCGTGGCGTCGGGGTTCACCTTGTAAGCCCCGGCATTGAAGATGGTGGTATCGCCCTGCTGCTCGGCGCGGGCCTGTGTGGCCACCTTCTCCACGGCCTTCAACTCGGTAGTGGAGGTGTTTAGCCGCAAGGCGACCCCGGATCGGTCCGCAGCGACGTTCACCGGTTGTTCCAACAGCGCGTAGCCCACGAAGCTGGCCCGAAGGCGATAGTCCCCCGGACTGATCGCATTAAAGTTGAAGTTGCCATCATCATCCGTTATCGCATTGCGCCGCTGGGTGGTATCACGGGCATTGATCAGCAGCACAGAGGCCCCCGGGAGCGTGGTGCCATCGTCCTTGTCGAAAACGGTACCCGAAAGTTGAAAGGTCTGGGCCTGCAAGTTTTGCAACAAAAACAGGGCGATAAGTATGCCCGTCAACCGGAGTTTGATCATAGAGGTGATGGGCCTGTTTTGCATGTAGTTCGGCGCCTGGCAAGCCGCATGCCACATTCTATGGGAACACGATGATGATGCTCTGGAATAGGAAACCTTATGGACGGAAAGCGAGCTTGACCTTCAAGCGGAACGACGCCGGCATTTCTGCTGAAGCACTATCACCGTGGCCGCCACCACCAAGCCCTCCTCGGCTTCCTCCGCCGTTTCTCCCACCGCCGCCATGTCCACCGCCCATGCCTCCGCTCTCTCCCATATCACCGGTGGAGCCCATCCCTGAGCCGCTTCGCTCACGCTGCTCATGCGTATCCCCACCGTCAGTGGAAGCATTCACAGTGACCCGGATGCTCCATGCCTTCAACGTATCGGCGGCGATGATCTCGCGCCCGAGGATAGAGCGGAACGGCACCCGGACATCATAGGTGGCCACATCCATCGAATCCATATCGAAATGTGCTTGGATACCGGCTTCACCACTGGCCGCATGCGCCCCGTCCGGCAGACCCTTGAACCCTAGCGTGTTCAGCCGCATGTTCATCCCGGCCGTGTTCATGTGGTGCCCGGCCTGTGTGCTCCCTCTTCCTCGCCCTCCTTGGGCCTGACCCGCGCCACCGGTGTGCTCATTGTGCGTCGGCAATGGGAACTCGATCGTGGAGCCTCCCTTTTTCTTGCCAAGGGTGTCGATGGTTAGCACCATGCCCATCTGTACCATACGCCGCGCCATCGCGGGATCGGCACCACGGACGGTGACCAGCAGAGCATTGCCATCGTTGTGGAACGCGTACGCCAGCTTGGTGCCGCGGTCGTAATAGCGCATCATGCCGTGCGAGGGCCGTAATGCCGCGGTATCCAAGCGCCAATCGCTGTGGATGACATTCTTTTGGGCAAAGGCTGCACAGGGCAGCACGACCAATGCGATCAACAAGGATCGGACGGCATAGTTGTGGCGGTTCGGCATCTGTGTAGAAAAGACCGCCATGCCCGGCCACGGTTTAATCCGTTTGGGAACGTTAACAGTAGCGGCACTTCCACTGCTGCAACTCAAGAATGGCCTTTAGGATCAATGCTGATGTCCGCCTTCCCCATGTACATGCCCGTGGGAAAGCTCTTCGGCCGTGGCCTCACGCACATCGGTCACCTCC
Coding sequences:
- a CDS encoding TonB-dependent receptor, with amino-acid sequence MQNLQAQTFQLSGTVFDKDDGTTLPGASVLLINARDTTQRRNAITDDDGNFNFNAISPGDYRLRASFVGYALLEQPVNVAADRSGVALRLNTSTTELKAVEKVATQARAEQQGDTTIFNAGAYKVNPDATAEDLISKMPGITNDNGTIKAQGEAVKRVLVDGTAFFGDDASIALKNLPAEVIDKVQVFDKLSDQAQFTGFDDGNSEKTLNIVTKKGMNHGVFGNASLGYGTDDRYAGSLSLNWFNGVRRLSLLGQSNNMNQQNFSAQDLVGVSSGSSGGRGGSGRGNSANNFLVGSQPGINTTNAIGLNYSDQIGKTKVTGSYFFNQQRSINTSNSERTTFLSDTSAQVTNSANDQTTDNFNHRFSFRIETQLDSANSLIITPNFGFQRNTSDNAQLSNVLNADSLQLSATDNESYARRDGLNFSNSLLFRHRFAKRGRTFSASLNTSLSGQNSTGTLLADNSFLMDTSAIASTIDQRSTGDNFTQNHGLRLNYTEPVSRHGQVQLSLAPSIQLSNAEKFTYDIDPDSGDELMNALLSNKAENTIQTLRGGVSYRYRGTGYMFNVGLDGQGSNMHSEETYPYALTVDRSYTNLLPNAMLSRNWSKTTRLRLFYRTSVNTPSISQLQTVVDNTDPLNLTTGNITLDQSYQHSLTMRFNTLDSAKTRPFFALLALQSQPGRISNVTFAPQTDSTLADGTVLPAGAQLTLPKNLDGYVSAQAFANYGFPVTFLKSNLNLNGGGSVERLPGEVNGAKSLTWNTNWNLGTVLGSNISQGVDFRVGYTANFNTAKSDLRPSLDNSYYQGQLTGKLTLSGLKGWVLENEVNYQQYIGLGAAYDQDALVWNAAIGHKFLKDDALEFRVSAYDILGRNVSVTRDVGDTYIQNTVTNMLQRYVMFSLRFNLRAFKGSAEEPLPEGPPDGRRGDWGPPPGGGPPPH